One genomic window of Glycine soja cultivar W05 chromosome 9, ASM419377v2, whole genome shotgun sequence includes the following:
- the LOC114425085 gene encoding cystathionine gamma-synthase 1, chloroplastic-like produces MAVSSSHMRFTFECRSDPDFSPPPPSFDNLRRRNFRSSAGSGAAFHGISSLILRFPPNFQRQLSTKARRNCSNIGVAQIVAASWSNNSDNSPAAGAPAPPAATATDAATVPLPVVVAANEDVVVSAAADENGAVQLNSSSYSSFLKSDASKTIHAAERLGRGIETDGITTPVVNTSAYFFKKTADLIDFKENRQVSYEYGRYGNPTTVVLEEKISALEGAESTVIMASGMCASVVLFMALVPAGGHLVTTTDCYRKTRIFIETFLPKMGITTTVIDPADVGALESALEQHNVSLFFTESPTNPFLRCVDIKLVSELCHKKGTLLCIDGTFATPLNQKALALGADLILHSLTKYMGGHHDVLGGCISGSIKVVSQIRTLHHVLGGTLNPNAAYLFIRGMKTLHLRVQQQNSTGMRMAKLLEAHPKVKRVYYPGLPSHPEHELAKRQMTGFGGVVSFEIDGDLHTTIKFIDSLKIPYIAASFGGCESIVDQPAILSYWDLPQSERAKYKIYDNLVRFSFGVEDFEDLKADVLQALEAI; encoded by the exons ATGGCCGTTTCGAGCTCGCACATGCGTTTCACCTTTGAGTGCCGCTCCGATCCCGATTTCTCGCCCCCCCCGCCGTCCTTCGACAACCTCCGCCGCCGCAACTTCCGCTCCTCCGCAGGATCCGGCGCGGCGTTTCACGGCATCTCCTCCCTCATCCTCCGCTTCCCTCCCAACTTCCAGCGCCAGCTAAGCACCAAGGCGCGCCGCAACTGCAGCAACATCGGCGTCGCGCAAATCGTCGCCGCTTCGTGGTCGAACAACAGCGACAACTCTCCGGCCGCCGGGGCTCCGGCGCCGCCCGCGGCCACCGCCACGGACGCCGCTACGGTGCCTCTCCCCGTCGTCGTCGCCGCCAACGAGGACGTCGTTGTCTCCGCCGCGGCAGACGAGAACGGGGCTGTACAGTTAAACAGTAGTTCTTATTCTTCATTTTTGAAATCCGATGCAAGCAAAACGATTCATGCCG CTGAAAGACTGGGTAGGGGTATTGAGACTGATGGAATTACCACCCCTGTGGTTAACACTTCTGCctacttttttaagaaaaccgcTGATCTCATTGATTTCAAG GAGAATCGTCAAGTGAGTTATGAATACGGGCGCTATGGAAACCCAACGACGGTGGTTCTGGAGGAGAAGATAAG TGCATTGGAGGGGGCCGAATCAACTGTGATAATGGCGTCTGGGATGTGTGCTAGCGTAGTCCTGTTTATGGCACTGGTTCCAGCTGGTGGACATCTTGTGACCACTACGGATTGTTATAGGAAGACTAGAATATTCATTGAGACTTTTCTTCCAAAGATGGGGATCACG ACCACTGTAATTGATCCAGCAGATGTTGGAGCCTTGGAATCTGCATTGGAGCAGCACAAT GTGTCTCTATTCTTCACTGAGTCTCCTACCAATCCATTCCTGAGATGTGTTGATATTAAGCTGGTTTCAGAGCTTTGCCACAAGAAGGGGACTTTGCTCTGTATTGATGGTACATTTGCAACTCCATTGAACCAGAAGGCCCTTGCCCTTGGCGCTGATCTGATTCTGCACTCCTTAACAAAATACATGGGTGGACATCATGAT GTCCTTGGTGGTTGCATAAGTGGTTCAATTAAGGTGGTTTCGCAAATTCGGACTTTGCACCATGTTTTGGGTGGTACACTTAACCCG AATGCTGCATACCTATTCATCAGAGGCATGAAAACGCTGCATCTCCGTGTACAGCAGCAGAATTCAACAGGAATGAGGATGGCCAAACTTTTAGAGGCACATCCCAAG GTGAAGCGGGTCTACTATCCAGGCTTGCCGAGTCACCCTGAACATGAGCTTGCCAAGAGGCAGATGACTGGTTTCGGTGGTGTTGTCAGTTTTGAG ATTGATGGAGATCTACATAccacaataaaatttattgattcaTTGAAAATCCCATATATTGCGGCCTCGTTTGGTGGCTGTGAGAGCATTGTGGATCAACCTGCTATTTTGTCTTACTG GGATCTTCCTCAGTCAGAAAGGGCCAAGTACAAGATTTATGACAACCTGGTTCGCTTCAGCTTTGGAGTTGAAGATTTTGAGGATTTGAAGGCTGATGTCCTGCAAGCTCTGGAAGCTATATAG